Genomic DNA from Pseudomonadota bacterium:
CCGCGTCACTCAACACCCCAACTTGCCGGGGGCCTTGTTGGGTACCGGGTTCCCGTTTCGGGAATTGCAGCACCTCGACCGCTACCTCGCGATGCTCAAAGCGCTCATCGAAGTGACCTCTGGAATACGCCGGGCCGGATCGGCGGCGCTCGACCTCGCCTACGTGGCTTGCGGGCGCTTGGATGGCTTCTGGGAATTCGGATTGAAACAATGGGACATCGCCGCGGGCGCGCTTTTGATCCTCGAAGCCGGCGGTATCGTTAGCGATCTGGAAGGAGGCTCCGGTTATCTCCGTTCCGGAAACGTCGTCACCGGCGGCCCCAAGGTGCACAAGGAAATTCTCAAGACCCTCGAACCCTTCATCGGGCCCAACCCGAATATTCTCGCCGTTTGACATATTTACTACCCGCGGCGCCCGGCTGTCACGGACGGATTTGCGGGCGCTACCACGCCGGATGCGCCCCGGTCAACGCACCCGCGCGGGGGGTGAAACAGCGTTCACAGTTATTGTCATGACCGTCCCGGCATGGGTAAGGGCGTTAAAGATACGCTACCAACGGTCCGATAAGATTAGCGCATTGCAAGGTGGCCCGGGAAGGGAATTCCGGAAGCCTGCATGCGGCGCACGGATGCGGATGAGGTCCAAGGATGGACCACCTCCTTCGCGCCATGCCCGTCCTTCCAACGCGAAACTGCTATCATGACCACCCGCAGCCCGCACACAACACAACGCTAGTCTCGCTATTATACGGCCTCGTGATTAACGGAGGGCGGCATGGGCATCATCCGAACAGAGCTTACACTCAGGAATCCGGCCAGAGGGGGCTTAGAGCCGATCAGTGTCAAGGCACTCGTCGATACCGGCGCCATTCATCTCTGTATTCCCGAGCATCTGGCCATTCAACTTGACCTGGGCGAGCTTGAAAAGCGGGAAGTGACGCTGGCGAATGGTCATAGGGTTGCCGTGCCTTACGTCGGCCCCATCGAGGTCAGATTCAAGAACCGCCGCTGCTTCACCGGGGCGATGGTGATAGGCGATGAACCGTTGCTCGGAGCGATTCCGATGGAAGATATGGATTTGGTAGTGGTGCCGAGCCGCCAGACCGTCGACGTTAACCCCGAGAGTCCGAACATCCCGGGTTCACTCGCGAAATGAGTCATCCGGCGAGACTGATCGCAGGGGGTAGCGTGCGCACAACGCTACACTCGAGGCGAATAAAAAACCCCTCGCGAGGAAGGGCGTGGGTTTGATT
This window encodes:
- a CDS encoding clan AA aspartic protease, coding for MGIIRTELTLRNPARGGLEPISVKALVDTGAIHLCIPEHLAIQLDLGELEKREVTLANGHRVAVPYVGPIEVRFKNRRCFTGAMVIGDEPLLGAIPMEDMDLVVVPSRQTVDVNPESPNIPGSLAK